A DNA window from Camelina sativa cultivar DH55 chromosome 17, Cs, whole genome shotgun sequence contains the following coding sequences:
- the LOC104756309 gene encoding phosphatidylinositol/phosphatidylcholine transfer protein SFH4-like: MSGSLDRLTRPCFSNNGGDKREKKSDLEVSEDEKKARIGGLFRKKSSSKTKFRDSLKRKGSSSRRGGSIDRTLSLTFEDIHDAEELRFVSEFRHSLISDHLLPPSLDDYHMMLRFLFARKFDLGKAKLMWTNMIQWRRDFGTDTILEEFEFPELDEVLKCYPQGYHGVDKEGRPVYIERLGKVDANKLMQVTTLERYLRYHVKEFEKTITVKFPACCIAAKRHIDSSTTILDVQGLGLKNFTKTARDLIIQLQKIDSDNYPETLHRMFIINAGSGFKLLWGTVKSFLDPKTVSKIHVLGNKYQNKLLEMIDASQLPDFLGGTCTCADQGGCMRSDKGPWKDSEILKMGRSGGTFCRHAGAFLTSDSQISSSDMPTDSGMKVSDPSTAESGSELEEMVSPKTNLNNHVPKLTPVTETIKDNGNTSPTVLSEYEECVPMVDIVVDVAWQPKEMSNASEGPQYTSSLGKIGLVSHIRSWLTVFFMNFFTLVSLALPQPKENSQLHPSSARAELCDEDIARESRPPSPSRSTITERVIISSVLSRLGDLEKQLETLHMKKFEMPHEKEELLNAAVYRVDALEAELITTKKALHEALMRQDELLSYIDRQEEAKYRRKKFCW; the protein is encoded by the exons ATGTCGGGTTCTCTCGATCGACTCACAAGACCTT GTTTCTCAAACAATGGTGGtgataaaagagaaaagaagtcAGATTTGGAAGTTtcagaagatgagaagaaagctAGAATTGGTGGTCTTTTCAGGAAGAAGTCATCTTCCAAAACCAAATTCAGAGATTCCTTGAAGAGGAAAGGGAGCAGCAGCCGCAGGGGGGGAAGCATTGACCGGACACTCTCTCTTACTTTCGAAGACATACATGATGCTGAAgaattaagatttgtttctgAATTCCGACACTCACTCATCTCTGATCATTTGCTTCCTCCTAGCCTTGATGACTATCACATGATGTTGAg GTTCCTGTTTGCTAGGAAATTTGATCTTGGAAAAGCAAAGTTAATGTGGACTAACATGATCCAATGGAGAAGGGATTTTGGCACTGACACTATCTTGGAG GAATTTGAGTTTCCGGAATTGGATGAAGTTCTCAAGTGCTACCCTCAGGGATATCATGGTGTTGATAAGGAAGGGAGACCTGTTTACATTGAAAGATTAGGAAAAGTAGACGCAAACAAACTCATGCAAGTTACTACATTGGAAAGGTACCTGAGATATCATGttaaagagtttgagaaaacTATTACTGTCAAGTTCCCAGCTTGCTGCATTGCTGCTAAGAGACACATTGACTCCAGTACAACTATCCTAGATGTTCAAGGCCTG GGTTtaaaaaatttcactaaaacTGCTCGAGATCTTATAATCCAGCTGCAAAAGATTGATAGTGATAACTACCCTGAG ACTCTTCACCGTATGTTTATCATCAATGCCGGCTCTGGTTTCAAATTACTTTGGGGCACGGTGAAATCATTTCTTGATCCAAAGACTGTCTCCAAGATACAT GTCCTTGGCAACAAGTACCAGAACAAATTACTTGAGATGATTGATGCCAG CCAGCTGCCAGATTTTCTCGGCGGTACTTGCACTTGTGCAGATCAGGGAGGTTGTATGAGATCTGATAAAGGACCGTGGAAAGACTCTGAGATACTAAAG ATGGGTCGCAGTGGTGGGACGTTCTGTAGGCATGCTGGTGCGTTCCTAACCAGTGATTCCCAAATATCTTCATCTGATATGCCAACTGATTCTGGG ATGAAAGTTAGTGACCCATCAACAGCAGAGTCAGGGTCTGAATTGGAAGAGATGGTTTCACCGAAAACAAATTTGAACAATCATGTACCCAAGTTGACTCCTGTTACTGAAACT ATCAAAGACAATGGTAACACAAGTCCTACTGTTTTATCTGAGTATGAGGAGTGTGTACCAATGGTGGACATAGTTGTGGATGTTGCTTGGCAGCCCAAAGAGATGTCAAACGCTTCTGAAG GTCCGCAATATACATCAAGTTTGGGCAAAATAGGATTGGTGAGTCATATCAGGAGTTGGCTAACTGTGTTCTTCATGAACTTTTTCACACTCGTGTCTCTGGCTCTGCCACAGCCTAAAGAAAACTCACAGTTGCATCCTTCAAGCGCTAGAGCTGAGCTGTGTGATGAAGATATTGCTAGGGAATCCCGTCCTCCTTCACCTTCTCGTTCAACGATCACTGAAAGAGTTatcatttcctctgttttaagCAGACTCGGTGATCTTGAGAAACAGCTAGAAACTCTTCACATGAAGAAATTCGAGATGCCTCACGAGAAAGAGGAGTTGCTGAATGCTGCTGTTTATCGCGTGGATGCACTAGAAGCAGAGCTCATCACCACGAAAAAG GCGTTGCATGAGGCTTTAATGAGGCAAGATGAACTTTTGAGTTACATAGACCGACAAGAGGAAGCTAAGTACCGG AGAAAGAAGTTCTGCTGGTGA
- the LOC104756310 gene encoding bifunctional nuclease 2 isoform X1 — MRSLHTPVVCPSAGPRQLGVSASASLVNCSVSKPRLLRNQFLGGNQTRNVKSQVATVSIRRCKSIKCLFSSHSDGTGSTAENFNENDDDYVNSSVLEAVEVKSGPDGFMVKMRDGRQLRCVHNNPQGGNLPNYAPHSAIVLKMEDGTGLLLPIIVLEMPSVLLMAALTNVQIARPTMYQVVKEMVEKMGYEVRLVRVTTRVHEAYFAELYLSKVGGNKSECVSFDLRPSDAINIAVRCKVPIQVNKYLAYSDGMRVIDSGKLSKQTPASDGLLFTELDRPNGQPCFDTKEFDLLRNMMQAVDEERYDEAAEWRDKLGQFQAKRKLRKYT; from the exons ATGAGGTCGCTTCATACACCGGTTGTTTGCCCTAGTGCTGGTCCCAGACAATTGGGTGTCTCTGCTTCTGCTTCACTTGTCAACTGCTCTGTTTCCAAACCTAGGTTGCTCAGAAACCAATTCTTGGGTGGTAATCAGACCAGAAATGTTAAGTCCCAGGTTGCTACAGTAAGTATTCGGAGGTGTAAGAGTATAAAATGTCTTTTCAGCTCGCATTCTGATGGTACCGGAAGCACAGCTGAGAATTTCAACGAGAACGATGATGATTATGTCAACTCTAGTGTTCTGGAAGCTG TTGAGGTAAAGAGTGGACCAGATGGTTTCATGGTGAAGATGAGGGATGGTAGGCAACTTAGATGTGTCCATAACAATCCTCAGGGAGGGAATCTTCCAAATTATGCTCCACACTCTGCTATTGTGCTCAAAATGGAAGATGGAActggtcttcttcttcctattaTCGTCT TGGAGATGCCTAGTGTTTTACTCATGGCAGCATTGACAAATGTTCAAATA GCAAGACCCACTATGTACCAAGTGGTGAAGGAGATGGTCGAAAAAATGGGTTACGAG GTTAGGCTTGTTAGAGTTACCACAAGAGTTCACGAGGCATATTTTGCAGAGTTATACCTTTCAAAG GTTGGTGGTAATAAGTCGGAGTGTGTTAGCTTCGATCTCCGTCCTTCAGATGCAATTAACATAGCTGTTAGATGCAAG GTACCTATCCAAGTTAACAAGTATCTAGCTTATAGTGATGGAATGAGAGTCATTGATTCGGGAAAGCTATCAAAGCAAACACCTGCTTCAGATGGTTTATTATTCACTGAACTAGACAG GCCAAATGGTCAGCCTTGTTTTGATACAAAAGAGTTTGACTTATTGAGGAACATGATGCAAGCTGTTGATGAAGAACGGTATGATGAAGCCG CTGAGTGGAGAGACAAGCTTGGCCAGTTTCAGGCAAAACGCAAATTAAGGAAGTACACATGA
- the LOC104756310 gene encoding bifunctional nuclease 2 isoform X2: MRSLHTPVVCPSAGPRQLGVSASASLVNCSVSKPRLLRNQFLGGNQTRNVKSQVATVSIRRCKSIKCLFSSHSDGTGSTAENFNENDDDYVNSSVLEAVEVKSGPDGFMVKMRDGRQLRCVHNNPQGGNLPNYAPHSAIVLKMEDGTGLLLPIIVLEMPSVLLMAALTNVQIARPTMYQVVKEMVEKMGYEVRLVRVTTRVHEAYFAELYLSKVGGNKSECVSFDLRPSDAINIAVRCKVPIQVNKYLAYSDGMRVIDSGKLSKQTPASDGLLFTELDRPNGQPCFDTKEFDLLRNMMQAVDEERYDEAV, from the exons ATGAGGTCGCTTCATACACCGGTTGTTTGCCCTAGTGCTGGTCCCAGACAATTGGGTGTCTCTGCTTCTGCTTCACTTGTCAACTGCTCTGTTTCCAAACCTAGGTTGCTCAGAAACCAATTCTTGGGTGGTAATCAGACCAGAAATGTTAAGTCCCAGGTTGCTACAGTAAGTATTCGGAGGTGTAAGAGTATAAAATGTCTTTTCAGCTCGCATTCTGATGGTACCGGAAGCACAGCTGAGAATTTCAACGAGAACGATGATGATTATGTCAACTCTAGTGTTCTGGAAGCTG TTGAGGTAAAGAGTGGACCAGATGGTTTCATGGTGAAGATGAGGGATGGTAGGCAACTTAGATGTGTCCATAACAATCCTCAGGGAGGGAATCTTCCAAATTATGCTCCACACTCTGCTATTGTGCTCAAAATGGAAGATGGAActggtcttcttcttcctattaTCGTCT TGGAGATGCCTAGTGTTTTACTCATGGCAGCATTGACAAATGTTCAAATA GCAAGACCCACTATGTACCAAGTGGTGAAGGAGATGGTCGAAAAAATGGGTTACGAG GTTAGGCTTGTTAGAGTTACCACAAGAGTTCACGAGGCATATTTTGCAGAGTTATACCTTTCAAAG GTTGGTGGTAATAAGTCGGAGTGTGTTAGCTTCGATCTCCGTCCTTCAGATGCAATTAACATAGCTGTTAGATGCAAG GTACCTATCCAAGTTAACAAGTATCTAGCTTATAGTGATGGAATGAGAGTCATTGATTCGGGAAAGCTATCAAAGCAAACACCTGCTTCAGATGGTTTATTATTCACTGAACTAGACAG GCCAAATGGTCAGCCTTGTTTTGATACAAAAGAGTTTGACTTATTGAGGAACATGATGCAAGCTGTTGATGAAGAACGGTATGATGAAGCCG TGTGA